From a region of the Gordonia sp. PP30 genome:
- a CDS encoding polyadenylate-specific 3'-exoribonuclease AS — protein MRYFYDCEFIEDGTTIELVSIGVVAEDGREFYAVSTEFDPGRAGPWVRANVLDKLPSPADKAWRSRRQIRDDLLAFLTAGPGEVELWAWVGAYDHVVLCQLWGAMPGLPRELPRFTRELRQHWEAAGSPELPATSRDAHSALVDARQNLLRWKAIEAARG, from the coding sequence GTGCGCTACTTCTACGACTGCGAGTTCATCGAGGACGGCACCACGATCGAGCTCGTGTCCATCGGCGTCGTCGCCGAGGACGGTCGCGAGTTCTACGCCGTGTCCACCGAATTCGATCCCGGCCGAGCCGGGCCGTGGGTGCGGGCGAATGTGCTCGACAAGCTCCCGTCACCGGCCGACAAGGCCTGGCGCAGCCGCCGCCAGATCCGCGACGACCTGCTCGCCTTCCTGACCGCCGGACCGGGTGAGGTGGAGTTGTGGGCGTGGGTGGGCGCCTACGACCACGTGGTGCTGTGCCAGCTGTGGGGCGCCATGCCGGGGCTGCCGCGGGAGTTGCCGCGCTTCACGCGCGAGCTGCGCCAGCACTGGGAGGCGGCGGGCAGTCCGGAGCTTCCGGCCACCAGCCGCGACGCGCACAGCGCGCTCGTCGACGCCCGGCAGAACCTGCTGCGATGGAAGGCCATCGAGGCCGCACGCGGGTGA
- a CDS encoding DUF4352 domain-containing protein yields MSKLRNAAIAVMACLALGATIASGSEDKATKVDGNGSTQQGDTFKVGDTVKLGDWKVKVNKVTDPYVPSNEFVTPSPGNRYVLVDTEVTNDSKKSQTVSSMMCFDLRDDSNRKHDITITGDETSSLDGEVAPGGTLRGDLAFEVPDSAKNLQLQFKCDLFGSGSAVIDLS; encoded by the coding sequence ATGAGCAAGCTCCGCAACGCCGCCATCGCCGTCATGGCCTGCCTGGCCCTGGGCGCGACCATCGCGTCCGGCAGCGAGGACAAGGCGACCAAGGTCGACGGCAACGGGTCGACCCAGCAGGGCGACACGTTCAAGGTCGGCGACACCGTCAAGCTCGGCGACTGGAAGGTCAAGGTCAACAAGGTGACCGATCCGTACGTGCCGAGCAACGAGTTCGTGACGCCGAGCCCCGGCAATCGCTACGTGCTCGTCGACACCGAGGTCACCAATGACAGCAAGAAGTCGCAGACCGTCTCGTCGATGATGTGCTTCGACCTGCGGGACGACTCGAACCGCAAGCACGACATCACCATCACCGGCGACGAGACCTCGTCGCTCGACGGTGAGGTGGCACCGGGCGGCACGCTGCGCGGCGACCTGGCGTTCGAGGTTCCGGATTCGGCGAAGAACCTGCAGCTGCAGTTCAAGTGCGACCTGTTCGGTTCCGGCTCGGCCGTGATCGACCTGTCGTGA
- a CDS encoding class II 3-deoxy-7-phosphoheptulonate synthase, whose translation MVNWTVDVPIDELPELPPLPGKLQAEFEDMLARPALQQPSWAPDEARKMRTVLESVPPICMPSEVENLRAQLAEVAEGRAFLLQGGDCAETFAANTEPHIKANIRTLLQMAVVLTYGASTPVVKVARIAGQYAKPRSANTDSLGLLSYRGDMVNGLDPNEDARVHDPSRLVRAYANAAAAMNLVRALTGSEARLARVHDWNREFVAASPAGARYEALAAEIDRGLRFMDACGVTDSSLESASIFASHEALVMDYERAMLRLADDPRGGDEPVLYDLSAHFLWIGERTRQIDGAHVAFAKLIANPIGMKIGPTTTPEQAVEYVELLDPDNSPGRLTLVSRMGNDKVREVLPGIVKAVEETGHKVIWQCDPMHGNTHTASNGFKTRHFDRVIDEVQGFFEVHRALGTHPGGIHIELTGEDVTECLGGAQDISDLDLESRYETACDPRLNTQQSLELAFLVAEMLRG comes from the coding sequence GTGGTGAACTGGACCGTAGACGTACCGATCGACGAGCTCCCGGAGCTCCCCCCGCTGCCGGGGAAGTTGCAGGCCGAGTTCGAGGACATGCTGGCCCGGCCCGCGCTGCAGCAGCCGAGCTGGGCGCCCGACGAGGCGCGCAAGATGCGCACCGTGCTGGAGAGCGTGCCGCCGATCTGCATGCCGTCGGAGGTCGAGAATCTGCGCGCCCAGCTCGCCGAGGTCGCCGAGGGACGGGCCTTCCTGCTGCAGGGCGGCGACTGCGCCGAGACCTTCGCCGCCAACACCGAGCCGCACATCAAGGCCAACATCCGCACGCTGCTGCAGATGGCCGTGGTGCTCACCTACGGCGCCAGCACCCCGGTGGTGAAGGTGGCGCGCATCGCCGGCCAGTACGCCAAGCCGCGCTCGGCCAACACCGACTCGCTCGGGCTGCTCAGCTACCGCGGCGACATGGTCAACGGCCTCGACCCGAACGAGGACGCGCGCGTGCACGACCCGTCGCGCCTGGTGCGGGCGTACGCCAACGCCGCCGCCGCGATGAACCTGGTCCGCGCGCTCACCGGCAGTGAGGCGCGGCTGGCCCGCGTGCACGACTGGAATCGCGAGTTCGTCGCCGCGTCCCCGGCCGGTGCCCGCTACGAGGCGCTCGCCGCCGAGATCGACCGCGGATTGCGCTTCATGGACGCCTGCGGCGTCACCGACTCCAGCCTCGAGTCGGCGTCGATCTTCGCCTCGCACGAGGCGCTGGTGATGGACTACGAGCGCGCCATGCTGCGGCTGGCCGACGACCCGCGGGGCGGCGACGAGCCGGTCCTGTACGACCTGTCCGCGCACTTCCTCTGGATCGGCGAGCGGACCCGTCAGATCGACGGCGCCCACGTCGCGTTCGCCAAGCTGATCGCCAATCCGATCGGCATGAAGATCGGGCCCACCACCACCCCCGAGCAGGCCGTCGAGTACGTGGAGCTGCTCGACCCGGACAACAGTCCGGGCCGGCTCACGCTGGTCTCCCGGATGGGCAACGACAAGGTGCGCGAGGTGCTGCCGGGGATCGTCAAGGCCGTCGAGGAGACGGGCCATAAGGTGATCTGGCAGTGCGATCCCATGCACGGCAACACCCACACGGCGTCGAACGGTTTCAAGACCCGGCACTTCGATCGCGTCATCGATGAGGTCCAGGGCTTCTTCGAGGTGCATCGCGCGCTCGGCACCCACCCGGGCGGCATCCACATCGAGCTGACCGGCGAGGACGTCACCGAGTGCCTCGGCGGCGCCCAGGACATCTCCGATCTCGACCTGGAGAGCCGCTACGAGACGGCCTGCGATCCGCGTCTGAACACCCAGCAGTCGCTGGAACTGGCCTTCCTGGTCGCGGAGATGCTCCGCGGCTGA
- a CDS encoding Rv2175c family DNA-binding protein → MSSLPLAIGILPDDAEVFDLDQAADHLHVSPNRVRTLIRDHNLLAASRNGQPVIPALFFGEEGHLAKHFEGLVSVLLDGGYTRDQAMEWFFTVYDDLGMHPAQALHTHSAREVIRRAQAQAF, encoded by the coding sequence GTGAGTTCCCTTCCGCTGGCCATCGGCATTCTTCCGGACGACGCCGAGGTCTTCGACCTCGACCAGGCGGCCGATCACCTGCATGTCTCCCCGAACCGGGTGCGCACCCTGATCCGCGATCACAACCTGCTCGCCGCCTCGCGGAACGGGCAGCCGGTGATCCCGGCGCTCTTCTTCGGCGAGGAAGGTCACCTGGCCAAGCACTTCGAGGGTCTGGTGTCGGTGCTGCTCGACGGCGGCTACACCCGGGACCAGGCGATGGAGTGGTTCTTCACCGTGTACGACGACCTCGGGATGCACCCGGCGCAGGCACTGCACACGCATTCCGCGCGCGAGGTGATCCGCCGCGCTCAGGCGCAGGCCTTCTAG
- a CDS encoding glycosyltransferase 87 family protein: MSPYARTTAIRLSRWRPGPFAWVSAIVVLATSATLQIIGIPGTSSYGTRSRFDLDVYRLGGQLWHQGISLYADGSLPFTQDGIWLPFTYPPFAAMVFTPLGALSLAAGGILISVLSVVCLVYVTAVFLRLLHVGAAAGRPVLALWISAVAVWSNPFGMTLGFGQINIILLAMIVIDLFAVGRSRATDDDGRAPTGPVAVLRGTLVGLASAIKLTPLVFLGVFAAAARWRAFWTGVAAFVLAAAIAAAWLPADSRTYWTDTVFHTSRIGVPEGPINQNLNAAWLRILGAENPAAPAAWVLSALVVTALAGTALWRTRPVAAFAPGATARDDVNALLAACLVALWGLMVAPTTWSHHWVWALPAIMACFVLAVDTRERWTARCYGGLGVIGVPIFLIGPFQLLPKDVTVWSWWQQVVGNAYLLWGLLFLILLCVKPFRALE; encoded by the coding sequence ATGTCTCCGTACGCCCGCACGACGGCGATCAGGCTGAGCCGGTGGCGGCCCGGGCCGTTCGCGTGGGTCAGTGCGATCGTGGTGCTGGCCACCTCGGCGACCCTGCAGATCATCGGTATTCCGGGCACGTCGAGCTACGGCACCCGGAGCCGCTTCGACCTGGACGTCTACCGGCTCGGCGGCCAGCTGTGGCACCAGGGCATCAGCCTGTACGCCGACGGATCGCTGCCGTTCACCCAGGACGGGATCTGGCTGCCCTTCACCTATCCCCCGTTCGCCGCCATGGTGTTCACCCCGCTGGGCGCGCTCTCCCTCGCCGCCGGCGGGATTCTCATCTCGGTGCTCAGCGTCGTCTGCCTGGTCTACGTGACGGCCGTCTTCCTCCGTCTGCTGCACGTCGGCGCTGCCGCCGGCCGGCCCGTGCTCGCCCTGTGGATCTCCGCGGTCGCGGTGTGGTCCAACCCCTTCGGGATGACGCTCGGCTTCGGCCAGATCAACATCATCCTGCTGGCGATGATCGTGATCGATCTGTTCGCCGTCGGCCGGTCCCGTGCCACGGACGACGACGGACGCGCCCCGACCGGCCCGGTGGCGGTGCTGCGCGGCACCCTCGTCGGCCTCGCCTCGGCGATCAAGTTGACGCCGCTGGTCTTCCTCGGCGTGTTCGCCGCCGCCGCGAGATGGCGGGCGTTCTGGACCGGGGTGGCGGCCTTCGTGCTGGCCGCCGCGATCGCCGCGGCCTGGCTGCCCGCCGACTCGCGCACCTACTGGACCGACACGGTCTTCCACACCAGCCGGATCGGGGTGCCGGAGGGGCCGATCAACCAGAACCTCAACGCCGCGTGGCTGCGGATCCTCGGCGCCGAGAATCCGGCCGCCCCGGCCGCCTGGGTGTTGTCGGCGCTGGTGGTGACGGCGCTGGCCGGTACGGCGCTGTGGCGCACCCGCCCGGTGGCGGCGTTCGCCCCGGGCGCGACCGCGCGCGACGACGTGAACGCCCTGCTCGCCGCCTGCCTCGTCGCCCTGTGGGGGCTGATGGTCGCCCCGACCACGTGGTCGCACCACTGGGTGTGGGCGCTCCCGGCGATCATGGCGTGCTTCGTGCTGGCCGTCGACACCCGGGAACGCTGGACGGCTCGGTGCTACGGCGGGCTCGGCGTGATCGGGGTGCCGATCTTCCTGATCGGCCCGTTCCAGCTGCTGCCGAAGGACGTCACCGTGTG
- a CDS encoding protein kinase, giving the protein MSSPEDPLLGRVLERRYRIDAPIARGGMSAVYVGTDLRLGRRVAVKVMDARYVGDPQFLRRFEFEARAVAGLSHPGLVAVYDQSIDGDIAFLVMELVRGGSLRELLRERGPMPPHAVAAVGIPVLGGLGTAHRAGLVHRDVKPENVLISDTGDIKVADFGLVRAVSEAGVTSASVILGTAAYLSPEQVSSTDIDARSDVYSTGVLFYELLTGRQPFHGATPLALAYQRLSYDVPAPSEIIAGVPPQIDDIVLRATERDPAHRFPDAFAMQHALLDAVDDLVLPPFTVPAPRQASARVTSAIARPVAPARPAPTVGRGPSPDGYGQADDDYPGDGPVDDDYDPRPDYEGRDPGPGAYDPGPGEVPAPPDRHLGGDRYDADYDDPYDDDYPDVAQRPVHTGSTLVVIAWFVVVLLIAALLGGGGWALGIALTT; this is encoded by the coding sequence GTGAGTTCCCCCGAGGATCCGCTGCTGGGTCGCGTCCTGGAGCGGCGCTACCGGATCGACGCGCCGATCGCGCGCGGCGGCATGTCGGCGGTGTACGTCGGCACCGATCTGCGGCTCGGGCGGCGCGTCGCGGTCAAGGTGATGGACGCACGGTATGTCGGCGACCCGCAGTTCCTGCGGCGCTTCGAGTTCGAGGCCCGCGCGGTCGCCGGGCTGAGCCATCCGGGGCTGGTCGCCGTGTACGACCAGAGCATCGACGGCGACATCGCCTTCCTGGTGATGGAACTGGTCCGCGGCGGCAGCCTGCGGGAACTGCTGCGCGAGCGCGGCCCGATGCCCCCGCACGCGGTCGCCGCCGTCGGTATCCCGGTCCTCGGTGGGCTGGGCACCGCGCACCGCGCGGGGCTGGTGCACCGGGACGTGAAGCCGGAGAACGTGCTGATCTCCGACACCGGCGACATCAAGGTCGCCGACTTCGGTCTGGTCCGCGCCGTCTCCGAGGCCGGTGTCACATCGGCGAGCGTCATCCTCGGCACCGCCGCGTACCTGTCCCCCGAGCAGGTGAGTTCCACCGACATCGACGCCCGCAGCGACGTGTACTCCACGGGCGTGCTCTTCTACGAGTTGCTGACCGGCCGCCAGCCGTTCCACGGCGCCACTCCCCTCGCACTCGCCTACCAGCGCCTGTCGTACGACGTCCCGGCACCCAGCGAGATCATCGCCGGGGTGCCGCCGCAGATCGACGACATCGTGCTGCGCGCCACCGAGCGCGACCCGGCCCACCGCTTCCCCGACGCCTTCGCCATGCAGCACGCCCTGCTCGACGCCGTCGACGACCTCGTCCTTCCGCCGTTCACGGTGCCCGCCCCGCGGCAGGCGTCGGCCCGCGTCACCTCCGCGATCGCCCGCCCGGTCGCCCCCGCGCGCCCCGCCCCCACCGTCGGCCGCGGCCCCTCGCCGGACGGATACGGCCAGGCGGACGACGACTACCCCGGCGACGGTCCCGTGGACGACGACTACGACCCCCGGCCGGACTACGAGGGCCGGGACCCCGGGCCGGGCGCCTACGACCCCGGGCCGGGCGAGGTCCCGGCTCCGCCCGACCGGCATCTCGGCGGAGACCGATACGACGCCGACTACGACGACCCCTACGACGACGACTACCCCGACGTCGCCCAGCGCCCCGTGCACACCGGCAGCACCCTGGTCGTGATCGCCTGGTTCGTCGTCGTTCTGCTGATCGCCGCTCTTCTCGGCGGCGGCGGCTGGGCTCTCGGTATCGCCCTGACGACCTAG
- a CDS encoding HNH endonuclease signature motif containing protein, giving the protein MMPDGPPDEFTSRWEGVDFTPAGMVAADENDDPRAQAHSWMVYAESAWRGQAFLYWRQIDAISNFLDLTLAELDDAVCAGADQKDLMDPYSAAEAAVAMPFAANRRKARMLVGIAVAASERLPRTAGLLRQTVISPEMFEKVVDRTDIVDDPAIVAQVDTDLATALATAGHVSEKAAERIADRIVEKHDRDASRKRHDRAQRRKNVTQRDYTDGLGGINITADAEETRLAYEAIGAMIAGVCPNDPRTKGALRSAAAIARLRRLPFTCACTDKEACTATLSDEDISERQARIIVHAVCRKTTLAGVDDEPGFLDGHGPISAGHVRDLARRPDALVRDLDLGRILRPPAAPAAGPTPPDSEGNDGDFPAGDPSADSQADSDLAGDRPTGHDLTGGVPEPPVADGGGDRAVPHPEYRPATGGGTGPTEPATDHTGPERAPAGSSPGTEHQDGNEHQNCDRDRDGDRDTGSSAETGTDDGRVPPVFLTNTAQPGDPYRPTAALDVLVRALFGTCTIPGCDQPAWHCELDHCEEFNQICPASGGPTCLCNINPKCQRHHLLKTHLGASNPADGWIDEQWIDEDGTVWTAITVDGMTFETRAENQWLFPDLAGATCAHQAQAPPEPAPAGEPAVPRGDPCTPRGGLQAVTAHKHAWRRAERARLRREREHAAELYGPPPF; this is encoded by the coding sequence ATGATGCCCGACGGACCGCCCGACGAGTTCACCTCACGCTGGGAGGGAGTCGATTTCACTCCCGCCGGGATGGTCGCCGCCGACGAGAATGACGATCCGAGGGCGCAGGCGCATTCGTGGATGGTCTATGCCGAGTCCGCGTGGCGCGGACAGGCATTCCTGTATTGGCGGCAGATCGACGCGATCAGCAACTTCCTCGATCTGACGCTCGCCGAACTCGACGACGCGGTCTGCGCGGGCGCCGATCAGAAAGACCTGATGGACCCGTACAGCGCCGCCGAAGCCGCGGTGGCCATGCCGTTCGCGGCGAACCGGCGCAAAGCCCGAATGCTGGTCGGCATCGCTGTCGCCGCCTCCGAACGACTCCCCCGGACCGCCGGTCTGCTCCGGCAGACAGTGATCAGTCCGGAGATGTTCGAGAAGGTCGTCGACCGCACCGACATCGTCGACGACCCCGCGATCGTCGCCCAGGTCGACACCGATCTCGCCACCGCCCTTGCGACGGCGGGGCATGTTTCGGAGAAGGCCGCCGAGCGGATCGCCGACCGCATCGTGGAAAAACACGATCGGGACGCCTCCCGGAAACGGCATGACAGGGCCCAGCGCCGCAAGAACGTCACCCAGCGGGACTACACCGACGGGCTCGGCGGGATCAACATCACCGCCGACGCAGAGGAGACCAGGCTGGCATATGAGGCGATCGGGGCGATGATCGCCGGAGTCTGCCCGAACGATCCCCGCACCAAGGGGGCGCTACGGTCGGCCGCGGCGATCGCCCGGCTGCGCCGGCTCCCCTTCACCTGCGCCTGCACCGACAAAGAAGCCTGCACCGCAACGCTGTCGGACGAGGATATCTCCGAGCGGCAGGCGCGGATCATCGTGCACGCCGTGTGCCGCAAGACCACCCTCGCCGGTGTCGATGACGAGCCCGGGTTCCTGGACGGACACGGCCCGATCAGCGCCGGTCACGTCCGCGATCTGGCGCGCCGCCCCGACGCCCTGGTCCGCGATCTCGACCTCGGCAGAATCCTCAGGCCCCCCGCGGCACCCGCAGCCGGACCCACACCGCCCGACAGCGAAGGCAACGACGGCGACTTCCCAGCCGGTGACCCCAGCGCCGACAGTCAGGCCGACAGTGACCTCGCAGGCGATCGCCCGACCGGCCACGACCTCACCGGCGGCGTCCCCGAACCCCCGGTCGCCGATGGCGGCGGAGACCGGGCGGTCCCGCACCCCGAGTACCGGCCGGCCACCGGCGGCGGCACCGGTCCCACCGAACCGGCCACCGATCACACCGGCCCCGAACGCGCCCCTGCCGGATCCAGCCCCGGCACCGAGCACCAGGACGGCAACGAACACCAGAACTGCGACCGAGACCGGGACGGAGACCGGGATACCGGGTCGAGTGCCGAGACCGGGACCGACGACGGCCGCGTGCCGCCGGTGTTCCTCACCAACACCGCCCAGCCCGGCGACCCGTACCGACCGACCGCCGCCCTTGACGTTCTCGTCCGCGCCCTGTTCGGCACCTGCACCATCCCCGGCTGCGATCAGCCCGCCTGGCACTGCGAGTTGGATCATTGTGAGGAGTTCAACCAGATCTGCCCGGCCTCCGGTGGCCCCACCTGCCTGTGCAACATCAACCCCAAATGCCAACGGCACCACCTCCTCAAAACCCATCTCGGCGCGTCGAACCCCGCAGACGGGTGGATCGATGAACAGTGGATCGACGAGGACGGCACCGTGTGGACCGCGATCACCGTCGACGGCATGACGTTCGAGACGCGGGCGGAGAATCAGTGGTTGTTCCCCGACCTCGCCGGGGCGACGTGTGCCCATCAGGCCCAAGCGCCGCCGGAACCCGCCCCGGCCGGTGAACCAGCCGTGCCGCGCGGGGACCCGTGCACCCCGAGGGGCGGCCTGCAAGCCGTCACCGCGCACAAACACGCCTGGCGGCGCGCCGAACGCGCCCGCCTCCGCCGCGAACGCGAACACGCCGCCGAACTCTACGGACCGCCACCGTTCTAG
- a CDS encoding DHA2 family efflux MFS transporter permease subunit translates to MRNRWWTLGALCFAELLVMIDNTIVNVALPTLGRDLDAGISGLQWIVDMYTLVFAGLLLTGGYLGDRFGHRRTLLIGLAGFTAASALAASAGSLGQLIATRGLLGVFAALVFPATLAIITATFLPGRQRAVAVGIWAAVSGIAVAIGPVLGGWLLEHFSWSSVFWVNLPFGALAIAAVVLTVPGTRPEAAHPFDVPGLALSIAGLGLLTFSVIEGPHHGWSSARTIGGLVLAVVILAGFVMRQLRVAHPILDVRLFANRYFATAATMIAVAFFALFGFIFLITQFFQAVQGYGPLAAGVRTLPFAAVMAVFSPVAMALAHRFGPRPVATAGALFMTAGFALVETASRTSGYWQLVVWSMALMAVGLAFISGPCTQVIMDALTPAQAGAGSAVNDTTREIGGALGVAVLGSVLTSVYAAGVSDRFAALGVPHAATDTAAGSVMAGVEVAHRAPPGAVTTLTVTVQDVFVDGLHSAVWVAVAVTAAAAVLGFVALRGVPRGHVAGPEPEREPAEAAALPA, encoded by the coding sequence ATGAGAAACCGCTGGTGGACGCTCGGCGCCCTGTGCTTCGCCGAACTACTGGTGATGATCGACAACACGATCGTCAACGTCGCCCTGCCTACACTGGGCCGCGACCTGGACGCCGGGATCTCCGGACTGCAATGGATCGTCGACATGTACACGCTGGTCTTCGCCGGACTGCTGCTGACCGGCGGCTACCTCGGCGACCGGTTCGGGCACCGTCGCACCCTGCTGATCGGCCTCGCCGGATTCACCGCGGCGTCGGCCCTCGCCGCGTCGGCGGGCTCACTCGGCCAGCTGATCGCCACCCGCGGGCTGCTCGGAGTCTTCGCCGCCCTGGTCTTCCCGGCCACGCTTGCGATCATCACGGCCACGTTCCTCCCGGGGCGGCAGCGGGCCGTCGCCGTCGGCATCTGGGCCGCGGTGTCCGGCATCGCGGTCGCGATCGGCCCGGTGCTCGGCGGCTGGCTGCTGGAACACTTCTCGTGGTCGTCGGTGTTCTGGGTCAATCTGCCGTTCGGCGCCCTCGCGATCGCGGCGGTCGTGCTCACGGTGCCCGGCACCCGGCCGGAAGCGGCTCACCCGTTCGACGTCCCCGGCCTGGCACTGTCCATCGCCGGCCTCGGACTGCTGACCTTCTCGGTGATCGAAGGCCCCCATCACGGCTGGTCCAGCGCCCGCACGATCGGCGGTCTGGTGCTCGCGGTCGTGATCCTCGCCGGGTTCGTGATGCGCCAGCTCCGCGTCGCCCATCCGATCCTGGACGTCCGGCTGTTCGCCAACCGCTACTTCGCTACAGCGGCCACGATGATCGCCGTCGCGTTCTTCGCACTGTTCGGCTTCATCTTCCTGATCACTCAGTTCTTCCAGGCGGTCCAGGGCTACGGACCGCTCGCCGCCGGCGTCCGCACCCTGCCGTTCGCCGCCGTGATGGCCGTCTTCTCACCGGTCGCCATGGCGCTGGCCCACCGCTTCGGCCCGCGACCGGTCGCGACCGCCGGGGCCCTGTTCATGACCGCCGGATTCGCCCTCGTCGAGACGGCCTCGCGGACCTCCGGCTACTGGCAGCTGGTGGTCTGGTCGATGGCGCTGATGGCGGTGGGCCTGGCCTTCATCTCCGGGCCATGCACCCAGGTGATCATGGACGCGCTCACCCCCGCACAGGCCGGGGCGGGCTCGGCCGTCAACGACACCACCCGGGAGATCGGCGGCGCACTGGGCGTCGCGGTCCTCGGGTCGGTCCTCACCTCGGTCTACGCCGCGGGCGTCTCCGACCGGTTCGCCGCGCTCGGCGTCCCGCACGCGGCGACCGACACCGCCGCCGGTTCGGTGATGGCCGGGGTCGAGGTGGCCCATCGCGCCCCGCCCGGCGCGGTGACGACGCTGACCGTCACCGTACAAGACGTCTTCGTCGACGGGCTGCACAGCGCCGTCTGGGTCGCCGTGGCGGTGACCGCCGCGGCCGCGGTCCTCGGCTTCGTCGCGCTGCGCGGCGTTCCGCGCGGACACGTCGCCGGACCCGAGCCGGAACGCGAGCCGGCCGAGGCCGCAGCGCTCCCGGCGTGA
- a CDS encoding TetR/AcrR family transcriptional regulator: MSSETPRSRTSAGDVRPLLVAAGRRILERDGAAALTVRAVAKEAGVAPMGVYNHFDGKEGLLDAVVTDGFAEFGAAIATTDAEAAARLIASGIAYRDFALANPVLYSLMFSTTCEAEGTTVARAFDNLVDIVRYAQVGGVIRAGDPVEIAVQVWSCAHGAVSLELAGAEPALSRAGAESGAEAFADHGAKNYENVLALIVRGLAP, translated from the coding sequence ATGTCATCGGAGACTCCTCGTAGCCGGACGTCGGCGGGCGATGTCCGCCCACTGCTGGTCGCCGCCGGCCGGCGCATCCTCGAGCGGGACGGGGCGGCCGCGCTCACCGTGCGGGCAGTCGCGAAGGAGGCCGGTGTCGCGCCGATGGGGGTCTACAACCACTTCGACGGCAAGGAGGGGCTGCTCGACGCGGTGGTCACGGACGGGTTCGCCGAATTCGGTGCGGCCATCGCCACCACCGACGCCGAGGCGGCGGCGCGGCTGATCGCCAGCGGCATCGCCTATCGTGATTTCGCGCTGGCGAACCCGGTGCTCTACTCGCTGATGTTCTCCACGACCTGCGAGGCCGAAGGCACGACGGTGGCGCGGGCGTTCGACAATCTGGTGGACATCGTGCGGTACGCGCAGGTCGGTGGTGTGATCCGGGCCGGTGACCCGGTCGAGATCGCGGTACAGGTGTGGTCGTGCGCGCACGGTGCGGTCTCGCTGGAACTGGCCGGCGCCGAGCCCGCGCTGTCGCGGGCGGGCGCGGAATCGGGCGCGGAGGCCTTCGCCGATCACGGCGCGAAGAATTACGAGAACGTGCTGGCCCTGATCGTGCGGGGCCTGGCTCCGTAG